TGCTCGCCGCCTTGCAACGTCTTCGAGTGCTCGGCGTCCGGCGTGTTCTCGTACACACCGACGACGCGGCGCTCGTCGACGAATTGGATCACCGAGCAGAACCGCACAGCGATCTCACGTTACCTTATATCATGTTGGGTTGTAAGCTGAACGAATTTGCGCGGGCCCGAGTCATCGCTTCGCCGCCTGAGCGGCTTGCGGGATTACGCGCGAAGACCGCCGCGCTTGCGCTCACCATCTACCAAGAAGTCGCGTAACTCCGTTCGTCGTAAGAGGGCCGATATAATAGGGCCGACGTACTAGGGCCGATGTACTAGGGCAAGCATCGCTTGCCCATTTTTTTTCGTGCCCATCACTCCGATGTGCTCGTCGTCTCCCGTGCGAACTCCACTACAAGCGGTGGGCGCAAAGTAGTCTGTGGATCATGGGGATGCATGAAGCGCTTTACGATCACGCGGATGATGCCGGCGACCGGCACCGCGATGAACATCCCGAGCACGCCACCTAATTCTGCGCCGGTCAATATCGCGATGATCACGACCAGCGGCGTGAGGCCCACGCGCTGCCCAACCACCATCGGCGCAATGAAATGCCCTTCGATCTGATACATCAGCGCGAACGCAACCGCCACGACGAGCATGGAAATGGGGCCGTTCGTGTACAGCGCGATGATGACGGCGGGAATCGCGCCGGCGATCGCGCCCACGTACGGAATGATATCGGTGATGCCCGCGAAGATGCCGATGAGGAGTGCGAACTTGATGTGCAGTGCCAAAAGCATGACCGTCACAATCACCGCGATGATCGCGCCCACGATGATCTGCCCGCGGATGAATCCGCTCAGCACCGATTCGATATCGGCCAGTACCTCCAGCAGCAAGCTGCGCCGGCGTTCGGGTACCATGCGAAGCGCCATCGAGCGGAGATGCTCGAGGTCGATGATGAT
Above is a window of Candidatus Eremiobacteraceae bacterium DNA encoding:
- a CDS encoding AI-2E family transporter; the encoded protein is ILAVVTVLIGATFFAYLVFPPIAWLEKRHWPRWLAIATVYVALAVVFGGIFAFLGPRIAFESRTLGRDFPGLLTQARDSIVGANNSLLSSVPLEARETAANLVDQLVVQLQTDAGAFAGQALKIALSVASVITALIIIPVLAAYIIIDLEHLRSMALRMVPERRRSLLLEVLADIESVLSGFIRGQIIVGAIIAVIVTVMLLALHIKFALLIGIFAGITDIIPYVGAIAGAIPAVIIALYTNGPISMLVVAVAFALMYQIEGHFIAPMVVGQRVGLTPLVVIIAILTGAELGGVLGMFIAVPVAGIIRVIVKRFMHPHDPQTTLRPPLVVEFARETTSTSE